In one Nicotiana sylvestris chromosome 8, ASM39365v2, whole genome shotgun sequence genomic region, the following are encoded:
- the LOC138875664 gene encoding uncharacterized protein, whose amino-acid sequence MSTAAKTIVVELNKGDKLNGDNYEIWSMKIQYVLEEQEALNVSMTPPESGDTPQHERDLEAYQAWKKKNSLARITLLSSMDDDIMREFRQYDNAKDMWSALKEKFGHTSVAKLRALTIKFDTYKKRPDHTMHKHLRHMSNMVNELKDAGHVLTEEQQSKL is encoded by the coding sequence ATGTCTACTGCTGCAAAAACTATTGTCGTTGAGCTTAACAAGGGAGATAAGCTAAATGGCGATAATTATGAGATTTGGAGCATGAAAATTCAGTATGTCCTGGAAGAGCAAGAGGCTCTTAATGTGTCTATGACACCTCCTGAAAGTGGCGACACACCTCAACATGAGAGAGATCTTGAGGCATATCAAGCTTGGAAAAAGAAAAATTCCCTTGCTCGCATAACGTTGTTGAGCAGTATGGATGATGATATCATGAGAGAATTTCGCCAGTATGACAATGCTAAGGACATGTGGTCTGCATTGAAAGAAAAATTTGGTCATACTTCTGTTGCTAAGCTGAGGGCACTTACTATTAAGTTTGACACTTATAAGAAACGTCCTGATCATACCATGCATAAACATCTCCGCCATATGTCAAATATGGTAAATGAACTAAAAGATGCCGGTCATGTATTGACCGAAGAGCAACAATCCAAGTTGTGA